A window of the Calditerricola satsumensis genome harbors these coding sequences:
- a CDS encoding class I SAM-dependent methyltransferase, whose protein sequence is MKYVRDEIWKPQGDALTACHARWLTLGAFVHPSRRRFWYVPRRREVALFVQLAQHVSGRPDPLVVDVGCGLGLMSYLLAQEGCRVIALDASTAALDAARALYGDHPRITFVQGDVTELASRWGQEADGLFVSWVPPYARWGPALFGSGVPLVYVVGDPEATGSALAEEMGRYVRVLSYPTPAWHEVLGWLALLARGERPDPATTLTASNRHQVFLRADRAAPPSLDLPSAPPYPWEAELDALGLVPGTPTKDGVIWPF, encoded by the coding sequence ATGAAATACGTGCGCGACGAGATCTGGAAACCCCAGGGCGATGCCCTTACCGCTTGCCATGCCCGTTGGTTGACGCTGGGGGCCTTTGTGCACCCCTCGCGCCGCCGCTTCTGGTACGTGCCGCGCAGGCGGGAGGTCGCCCTGTTCGTACAGCTCGCCCAACACGTCAGCGGTCGCCCCGATCCCCTCGTCGTCGACGTGGGGTGCGGCCTGGGTCTCATGAGCTACCTGCTGGCACAAGAAGGGTGCCGGGTCATCGCCCTCGATGCCTCCACGGCGGCCCTGGATGCGGCCCGGGCGCTGTATGGGGATCACCCGCGCATCACTTTTGTGCAGGGCGACGTCACCGAACTGGCGTCTCGCTGGGGGCAAGAAGCGGACGGCCTGTTCGTGTCGTGGGTGCCACCCTACGCCCGCTGGGGGCCAGCCCTGTTCGGGTCCGGCGTGCCCCTCGTCTACGTGGTTGGCGATCCCGAGGCCACGGGGTCCGCGTTGGCCGAGGAGATGGGCCGGTACGTTCGCGTGTTGTCCTATCCCACACCCGCTTGGCATGAGGTGCTGGGCTGGCTGGCCCTCCTCGCGCGCGGCGAGCGGCCCGACCCGGCAACGACGCTGACGGCGTCAAACCGGCACCAGGTGTTCCTGCGCGCCGATCGGGCGGCACCGCCGTCCCTTGACCTCCCGTCGGCCCCCCCCTACCCGTGGGAAGCGGAGCTGGACGCCCTTGGTCTTGTGCCCGGCACGCCAACGAAAGACGGCGTCATCTGGCCGTTTTGA
- a CDS encoding pyridoxamine 5'-phosphate oxidase family protein, giving the protein MTEPLSTTLTPELVALLAKERLVLLATVDETGAPNVSAISWVHAPDERRVRFAVANRSRIVENVRKNSRVALAVFAQESILSISGEARIVQETMDGVPLKLALVEVAVSEVRDVMFYGAKIAVEPRYEKTYNPQAAAKLDQQVLEAMKKA; this is encoded by the coding sequence ATGACCGAACCGCTTTCGACGACGTTGACACCGGAGCTCGTGGCGCTGCTCGCCAAGGAGCGGCTCGTGCTCTTGGCGACGGTGGACGAAACGGGCGCGCCAAACGTCAGCGCCATCTCGTGGGTGCATGCGCCGGATGAGCGCCGCGTGCGCTTTGCCGTGGCCAACCGCTCGCGGATCGTCGAGAACGTGCGAAAGAACAGCCGGGTGGCCCTTGCCGTGTTTGCCCAGGAGTCGATCCTGTCCATCTCCGGCGAGGCGCGCATTGTGCAAGAGACGATGGACGGGGTGCCGCTCAAGCTGGCGCTGGTGGAGGTGGCCGTTTCCGAGGTTCGCGACGTCATGTTCTACGGGGCGAAGATCGCCGTCGAGCCCCGGTACGAGAAGACGTACAACCCGCAGGCGGCGGCCAAATTGGACCAGCAGGTGCTGGAGGCGATGAAAAAAGCCTAG
- a CDS encoding MBL fold metallo-hydrolase produces the protein MEILTFVLGPLQTNCYVLVNERERRAIVVDAGMYPDELIAAVKPYTVEAILLTHAHFDHMGGLEEVREATGAPVYIHPAEQTWLSDPLKNGSGLWPMFGEMTARPAERELEDGETLHLAGMTLTVLHTPGHSPGSCSFLVDGHLFGGDTLFAQSIGRTDLPGGDYATLMASLQDKILALPDETVVWPGHGPRTTVGAEKDTNPFVTGILR, from the coding sequence GTGGAAATCCTGACGTTTGTCCTCGGGCCGCTGCAGACCAACTGCTACGTGCTCGTGAACGAGCGCGAGCGGCGCGCCATCGTGGTGGATGCCGGCATGTATCCCGACGAGCTCATCGCCGCCGTGAAGCCCTACACGGTGGAGGCTATCCTCCTAACCCATGCCCACTTTGATCACATGGGCGGCCTCGAGGAGGTGCGCGAAGCGACGGGCGCCCCCGTCTACATCCACCCCGCTGAGCAGACGTGGCTGAGCGACCCGCTGAAAAACGGATCCGGCCTGTGGCCGATGTTCGGGGAGATGACCGCCCGACCGGCGGAACGGGAGCTGGAGGACGGCGAGACCCTCCACTTGGCCGGCATGACCCTGACCGTCCTGCACACGCCGGGCCACTCGCCGGGCAGCTGTTCCTTTTTGGTCGACGGCCACCTCTTCGGCGGCGACACGTTGTTTGCGCAGTCCATTGGCCGCACCGACCTCCCCGGCGGCGATTACGCGACGCTGATGGCTAGCCTTCAGGACAAGATCCTCGCCCTTCCCGACGAGACCGTCGTATGGCCCGGGCACGGCCCGCGCACGACGGTTGGCGCGGAAAAGGACACGAATCCCTTTGTGACGGGCATCTTGCGCTGA
- a CDS encoding PhoH family protein, whose translation MKIYVLDTSVLLHDPRAIFAFEENEVVIPAVVLEEVDAKKRLMDELGRNARTVSRLIDSLRARGPLHSGVPLETGGRLRVELNHRSFGKLQDIFLEVTNDNRILSVALNLQEEAAKHDPARPVILVSKDALVRVKADALGLRAEDYRSDRAVHPDALYAGYATVHVEPDVIDVLYQHGKVPIAHLAASSTEMYPNQFLILRDLTGGSASAVVRVSADCDWARLLPSIQEPVWGIRPRNVQQRMALSLLLDDEVPLVTLTGKAGTGKTLLALAAALHKVEEERRYQRLLVARPVVPLGRDIGYLPGEKEEKLRPWMQPIYDNLEYLFNTKQRRDLDRILDGMGSIQVEALTYIRGRNIANQFILIDEAQNLTRHEVKTILTRVGEGSKIVLMGDPQQIDHPYLDAYSNGLTHVVERFKAQPISGHIRFEKGERSTLAQLAADLL comes from the coding sequence TTGAAAATCTACGTGCTCGATACCAGCGTCCTGCTGCACGATCCGCGGGCCATCTTCGCGTTTGAAGAGAACGAGGTGGTGATTCCGGCTGTCGTGTTGGAGGAAGTGGACGCCAAAAAGCGGCTCATGGACGAGCTCGGCCGCAACGCGCGAACGGTGTCCCGCCTCATCGACAGCCTGCGCGCCCGCGGTCCGTTGCACAGCGGCGTGCCCCTCGAAACCGGCGGGCGGTTGCGCGTCGAACTGAACCACCGGTCCTTTGGCAAGCTGCAGGACATTTTCTTGGAGGTGACGAACGACAACCGCATCTTGTCCGTCGCCCTCAACCTCCAGGAAGAGGCAGCCAAGCACGATCCGGCGCGCCCGGTCATTCTGGTCAGCAAGGACGCCTTGGTCCGGGTGAAGGCGGATGCGCTGGGCTTGCGCGCGGAAGATTACCGTTCAGACCGGGCGGTTCACCCCGACGCCTTGTACGCCGGGTATGCCACGGTGCACGTGGAACCGGACGTGATCGACGTTCTGTACCAGCACGGCAAGGTGCCCATCGCGCATCTCGCCGCATCGAGCACGGAGATGTACCCCAATCAGTTCCTCATCCTTCGCGACCTTACCGGCGGCTCCGCATCGGCCGTGGTGCGCGTTTCCGCCGATTGCGATTGGGCGCGGCTGCTGCCTTCCATCCAGGAGCCGGTATGGGGGATCCGGCCCCGCAACGTGCAGCAACGGATGGCCCTTTCCCTGCTGCTCGACGACGAGGTTCCCTTGGTCACCCTGACCGGAAAAGCCGGCACCGGAAAGACGTTGCTTGCACTGGCCGCCGCCTTGCACAAGGTGGAGGAAGAGCGGCGCTACCAGCGGCTCCTCGTCGCCCGCCCCGTCGTGCCGCTTGGCCGGGACATCGGGTATTTGCCGGGGGAAAAAGAGGAAAAACTGCGCCCGTGGATGCAACCGATTTACGATAATTTGGAATATTTGTTCAACACAAAACAGCGCCGCGACCTGGATCGCATCCTGGACGGGATGGGCAGCATCCAGGTGGAGGCGCTGACGTACATTCGCGGGCGCAACATCGCCAACCAGTTCATCCTCATCGATGAAGCGCAGAACCTCACGCGCCACGAGGTGAAGACCATCCTGACGCGGGTGGGGGAGGGGAGCAAGATCGTGCTGATGGGGGACCCCCAGCAGATCGACCACCCCTACCTCGACGCCTACAGCAACGGCCTCACCCATGTCGTCGAACGGTTCAAGGCGCAGCCCATCAGCGGGCACATCCGTTTCGAAAAGGGCGAGCGTTCCACGCTGGCCCAATTGGCGGCCGATTTGCTGTGA
- a CDS encoding LCP family protein, giving the protein MDRVPLDDSITEKPFAVLVLGKDTRAETGSLNTDVIIVGVVNPKLRKVTLVSIPRDTKVKIPGLRAPHKANYAFAYGEWKKERDLQRGKVPEVDGPTVAKETFGRLLDIPIDYYVLIDFEGFVKTVDALGGIDIEVERDLVYHDPTDGTRINLKKGFQHLDGEETLGYVRHRLDDRGWRYYSNDFERNERQQKVLRALAEKAQSMGVLTALGELLDVAGEHIRTDLTPSQMKALAWTFRSVKDEDILSLTLDGLYWDPGSGFTIIPRDTLDRVSHILQAELAGNRVTAAQKP; this is encoded by the coding sequence GTGGATCGCGTGCCGCTGGACGACAGCATCACCGAAAAGCCCTTTGCCGTGTTGGTGCTGGGGAAGGATACCCGCGCCGAGACGGGATCGCTCAACACGGATGTCATCATCGTCGGCGTGGTCAATCCGAAGCTGCGCAAGGTGACGCTCGTGTCGATTCCGCGAGACACCAAAGTGAAAATTCCGGGCCTGCGCGCGCCACACAAAGCCAACTACGCCTTCGCCTACGGCGAATGGAAGAAGGAACGGGACCTGCAGCGTGGCAAAGTGCCCGAAGTGGACGGCCCGACGGTAGCCAAGGAAACCTTCGGCCGGCTCCTGGACATCCCGATCGACTATTATGTGCTGATCGACTTTGAGGGTTTCGTGAAAACCGTTGATGCCCTCGGCGGGATTGACATCGAGGTGGAGCGCGACCTTGTTTACCACGACCCGACAGACGGGACGCGCATCAACCTGAAGAAGGGGTTTCAGCACCTCGACGGCGAGGAGACGCTCGGTTACGTTCGCCATCGCCTGGACGACCGCGGGTGGCGGTACTACTCCAATGACTTCGAGCGCAACGAACGCCAGCAGAAGGTGTTGCGCGCGCTGGCGGAGAAGGCCCAATCGATGGGTGTGTTGACGGCCCTCGGCGAGCTTCTCGATGTGGCGGGCGAACACATCCGCACCGACCTGACGCCGTCGCAGATGAAGGCGCTGGCATGGACCTTCCGCAGCGTGAAGGACGAGGATATCCTCAGCCTCACCCTGGACGGTTTGTATTGGGACCCCGGATCCGGCTTCACCATCATTCCGCGCGACACCCTTGATCGCGTCAGCCATATCCTCCAGGCCGAATTGGCCGGGAACCGGGTGACGGCGGCGCAAAAGCCGTGA
- a CDS encoding YhcN/YlaJ family sporulation lipoprotein, whose translation MRNLLVIALLVAALAGCRPANEPPANEAAPPQAPNEDVRVRQTQPAAPKNQSAQATAERLVRLAVKVPGVQDATAVVAGKYAVVGIDVNATLDRSRVGTIKYAVAEALREDPQGTNAIVTADPDIVQRLREMAADIRQGRPIGGVAEELADIVGRIIPQPTREAERRERPADRDTQERINQTPEPKQPGR comes from the coding sequence ATGCGAAACCTGCTCGTCATTGCCCTGTTGGTCGCCGCCCTCGCCGGTTGCCGTCCGGCCAACGAACCGCCCGCCAACGAAGCGGCCCCGCCCCAAGCGCCCAACGAAGACGTCCGCGTGCGCCAAACGCAGCCGGCAGCGCCGAAAAACCAAAGCGCGCAGGCCACGGCCGAACGGCTGGTGCGCCTGGCGGTGAAGGTACCCGGCGTTCAGGACGCCACCGCCGTGGTGGCCGGCAAGTATGCCGTCGTGGGGATCGACGTGAACGCCACGCTGGACCGCTCCCGGGTGGGCACCATTAAATATGCCGTGGCCGAAGCGCTGCGAGAAGACCCCCAAGGGACCAACGCCATTGTGACGGCCGATCCGGACATCGTGCAGCGGCTGCGCGAGATGGCGGCCGACATCCGTCAGGGGCGGCCCATCGGCGGCGTTGCCGAGGAGTTGGCCGACATCGTCGGCCGAATCATTCCCCAGCCGACACGGGAAGCGGAGCGGCGCGAACGGCCGGCGGATCGCGATACGCAGGAACGGATCAACCAAACCCCGGAACCGAAACAGCCCGGTCGCTGA
- a CDS encoding YlaI family protein, with the protein MRVTCFLCERVEEIDDNSLLAKRIRHRPLTPYLCPACHDRIAQKTLARRRQSQGGSKSTPRGQERS; encoded by the coding sequence ATGCGCGTCACGTGTTTCTTGTGCGAGCGCGTGGAGGAGATCGACGACAACAGCTTGCTGGCCAAGCGGATTCGCCACCGTCCCCTCACCCCATACCTCTGCCCCGCCTGTCACGACCGCATTGCCCAAAAAACGCTGGCCCGTCGCCGCCAATCCCAAGGGGGATCGAAATCAACCCCCCGCGGGCAAGAGCGGAGCTGA
- a CDS encoding DUF5665 domain-containing protein translates to MQRADDVRELLNALNALADRLEAVEALDNRLERLALAAERVRLGEVLLNYTRPRRIFWLHFLGGLSRGLGLTVGTAIVIGVAGYLLSQFVNVPLVGEKVAHILEWVEYYRAQDHAPFSR, encoded by the coding sequence GTGCAACGCGCCGACGATGTCCGCGAACTGCTCAACGCCCTCAATGCCCTTGCGGATCGGCTCGAGGCAGTAGAAGCCCTGGACAACCGCCTGGAGCGCTTGGCGCTCGCGGCCGAACGCGTTCGGCTCGGCGAAGTGCTGCTCAACTATACGCGGCCGCGGCGCATTTTTTGGCTGCATTTTCTAGGCGGGCTTTCCCGCGGACTGGGCCTAACCGTGGGCACCGCCATCGTCATCGGCGTTGCCGGCTATCTGCTCAGCCAATTCGTCAACGTGCCCCTCGTCGGGGAAAAAGTGGCCCACATCCTCGAGTGGGTCGAGTACTACCGCGCCCAGGATCATGCGCCCTTTTCTCGCTAG